Part of the Phycodurus eques isolate BA_2022a chromosome 3, UOR_Pequ_1.1, whole genome shotgun sequence genome, GGAAATTATTTATGTAGAATCATGTTATACCGGGTTTTAAGCCTTGATGGAGGTTTGTGTGACGACAACGTGATGTGAATGGATCCCCGTGTGTCTTGGCGACAGACCAAGCTGTATGAGCTGGAGGGTCAAGTGCGTCGCGGGGCGGCAGAGCGCGGCGCGGCTGAGGTGAAGAAGTACGAGTTCCAGGAAGAGATTCAGAGGCAGAAGGACCAGATCGGTCAGATCGAGAGTCTTTACAAGAAACAGCTGGAGGGAGTCCAGAACACCTGCAGCCAGGAGAAGGTGCAATAGAAATATGAGTGTCGATTTTGTCACGTTGATGAGGCTAAAGTCACTTTGTGTGACTGTGTTTTGCAGGCCACACTGCAGCAGAACGTTTCCACCAGCACCAAAACCTTACAGGCACTAAAAGGTACACATTGTGTTACTTCCCTCAAAAAATGGTCCTCCCTCCAAATGGACACTATACGCCGATTAGTCGGCGTGCGTCCACTTAAGACAAACCTCTCCCTCTACGTAAAAATACAGGCAGTAACTAATTACCTTAGTTTGTAGAATTCTCACAGCCCATtttaactctgttgctaaccgaAACAGCAGGATCTACTGAAACATGTAAGCAGTATCCATAAAAGAATGGGTAGCTGCTAATTGTCTCAGTTCATAGATGCTATTGTTCACACAGGAATGTGTTAATGGGTTAACTGCTGTGCCCATATGAACTCTGATCACTAACCAAAAGAGCAGCACCTAAACGTAAACCGTCTTCCGcagtggttttaaaaaaaaaaaaattttaaactcTACTTTCACTTAACATGAATTGTAATAAACTGGTGACATCTGTGTCTTTTTGTACCAATAAAGCCCTAAATAATAACTGTTCATGTTCGTAATCAGTGACGACtgcttatatatattttatacagaGTTGTGGTTTATCAGcaaaaaatgaatttgtcaCAAACTTCCTAGTTCCGCGTTTGGTGTAAATTCCTTTGTGCCTCTCTTCCGCCCTGCCTTTGATGATTTTCTACAGTGGCTtagaagtgcaaaacaatataacaaattgtgaaacacttttacatttcagaaaacacattaacaaaagcagaaaaactTTCataaaagacgaaacaaattacatttgagacaacccggaaagggaacgtcccatttcacagacattcgtACAAATCCCACaccctttctcggcaagacccgccccccttcaacatgattggctcctgcttcgcgggaagggtaggttacacagatgtaacgagacgtccatcccaaatataataaaataaataaataaatgtattatggTTAGGATTAGGactagggttggggttaaggcagtttaggatgagTTAAGGTTGGGATTTATGTTGGTTAAGGCTGGCTCACACCGAGCACCGCCGCCGAAGCCGACTGAACTATGGCGCAGTGTACGTTAGGGGCAACTGTTTCCATGAGCGGCCGATCGGTCAGCTGCTGGTTTTGACATgattcaaaattataatctcCGTTGCACAACGTCGTCACGTGCCAGTtaacattcaatcaaaatgcacagaagctttcccctccggtgaaaataaatgtccgGGTTTGCGAGTCGTGCCGCCGCGtttcaagccatataaataatatgtaaatagtacgtaaaatgcttttttacatcaatgTGCTAacctatattcataatgtataatgtgcctgtgcatgaaaaagcaaagtttgtgaccagaatgtacgttcaaatgaatggagccggcagtgtcctttcaaatatccacactttaaCTTTAATTCTTGCGAGCATCTTCTCTCTTTAAGAACCTGGttcttccttaactcttaatcgatctttttatgatttaagaaatgtgatcacgTACAATATATTGTCTACACAgaatcaaacgcctatacaggctcgctgttaAGTGTGTCCATGTAATCAATAGCTCAATGTGCGGGGTTGCGTCAGCGACTCTTTATTTTTCTGCGATTGTTCGGTCCAGTCGGGTTCGACCACGTTGCACAGTGTTCGACAGGCTTTAGGGTTAATGGCATTTATATTAACGGCGTCACATACTTCTCGTaccgtctggaagcagtagagCGTGTTCTACCGCGacacagcagccaatcatagtgcagcggcacGTGTcctggagcagggcgtgtccttccAGGAAAATGGCTGGATTCCTTATAATGTTGGACGTTCCCTTTCTgggttgtctcaattgtaatttgttttgtcttttgtaaaagtgtttctgctttgtgTTCTGAAAAGTAAAAGTGTTGGGGTTTTTGTTAACTTGTTTTGAGAAATGTAAAACTGTTtgggctgttgttgttgttgttttacacgCGAGCGATTCTCTAACCTTTGTTATCATGTATTGTAGTTTGTTTGTGTATCCAATTTGTGGatgtaaagcttttttttatttttttttttttatttttaatttttttaatttgtaattttttttttcctcttttcctccAAACATTGCATCCTGTGCGTCGGCAGGCCAGCTAAATCAGATGAACGACGACCTGGGGAAGCttcagaaggagctgcaggcTTGCCAGAGCAACGTCAACAACCTCAACGACAAACTCACATATGACATGTAAgaaaaacaccttttaaacacaAGGCTTGCAATGCGACTGCTGCAAATATTGAAtcatccgttttctgtagcgCTCATCCTCATTTGGGTGGCAAGCAAATGTGGGAGCAAGCCAttcctggaaaaaacccacacaaatacTTTTAATATGTTCTCTTTTAATctgggggaaagaaaaatagTTTAGAGTAAAATGGGAAGGAAAATACAACAGGATTGAAACTACAAAAACGTAAGTGATTAAAGCTCGCAGACATTAGCGAAACAGGTGTTGGGAGGCCTAACTTTTTCCAGCCCTTGTATTCGcttcaaaatggctgacttcctgatCAGTTTCTGGCATGGGTCTATGAGACTTTTTCTTGCATCCATCACGGACAGCCAAATTTCGTGTCGATCGATGAAACAGGTGTCAAGGGCAACTTTCGTGCCCTTTAATTTGCCTCAAAATGGTTGGTTCAAAcaaaaaatggccaacttcctgttgaATTTCATCATGaatccttgagactttttcgtgcttCTCGTTATAATAGAAAGGTCCACTGAATTTCATGATGATGAGTGAAACGGCTACTTTTCTTCCAACTTGTCCAATTAGCGCTACTGAGTTAAAGGGTTGCAGCTCGTATTTactcaacacacacagacacacaaacaaaggcATAAGAACAACAACCTGTCATCAGCGGTCTTTGTTaatacgtgtgtatgtgtgtgtaggaGACACTGCAACTCGCAGGTCCTGTCCCAGAAGGAGCTGTGTGATGAGCGAGTGGCCGCCGCCAAACAGGAATTCCAGAGGAAGATGGCCAAGCTCCTCCTCCCCTCCATTACCCAGGTAACCGACCCACTGGGCAAAGGCCGCTTTCCTACAGCGCGTCAAATGGACTCGTAAACCGTCGACAGAAGGAGAAGCTGGAGAGCGATGGCGTAAAAGCGCACGGCACTGCGGCGAACGTGTCCCAGAAGGCGCCAGTCGACTTGAACCCCTCTTCCAACCTCACGACGGCCAAAGCCAACGAGCTTCTTGCGCTGTACGCCAAGGACATATTCACGGAACAAGGTATAGCACATGCAGTGGGAGTTTGCAGATTCAAAACTGCCCGCAgcatttgaatgtagcctcactccaTACATAATGGAATAAAAGTGCGTAATTGTGATGGATAGTCATAAAGAACGCTGTCCAGCCtcaacaaaatagcagcgcTAGCAATATTGGactagcattagcactgtaaacaagccaacGGTATATAGCCACGGTTGGTACGCTTGTGGCATGGCTTATTCGTAATAAAGTGTTCCGGTAACAGTAAATGTTATCGGTTTGAAGTTAAATAGAatgcaatcaattaaaaattaaaacaaggtGATAAACGTACATGTCAAGCAGCATTGTTGCGAATTCTGCATAGCTTTTGTATCCTCGCAGATACCCACTGTCCCTTCTCTCTGTTTGCTAATCTTATGCTCAGTTAGTATCAAATGAGGgatggacatttaaaaaaacaattattccaGAGGTGattattacaaaattattttagcaaagcTTCTGAAGCCTAAGCTAACAGGTCAGCATCAGGCAGTGGGGTTGTGCGAGTGACCGACTATGAGTGTGCCTGCAAGTGCACAGCAAATGATTGGTTGTTCATCCTTGAGTGcagtggtttcttaaaaataaaaaacacttttttattcAGCTAATTTAAAACACCTTGGGAACCTTTTCAAGCAAATTCCTCATTTTTCACAGTACAATTTTGAGATTTTCTACAAGAAAATTTacatattaaaaacattatacatTGCTTTGCAATTAGTATTTCTTGACTAAttaaaaccattccaacttcaaaatatcaTATAATTCAAGCATCATTGGAACTACAGTATCCCCAGTCCCAAAATAAAGTTCCCAAATAAAGAGATTTTCACAGCCACTGCCAGGCTTAAAGAttggacatgttttttttattcagcgGCATGACCAAGTGTGTCCAAGTGTTTGACtggtcatgtactgtatatgtacaattgtttattttacaaaaaaaaaaaacattttacttccACATTTAttgactgattcaaaccatttcgacttaaaaatgctcaccTTATTCAGGACATCATGGGCTTTATTGGGtttccaaaatacattttctcattgagttatttcatattattccctcctcccacatttcttGATTGATTCAAActattccaacttcaaaatgttcagctcattcaagcaATTTTGGGAACTACTCCCAATCCCAaattttcaaagtaaaatgcgcaaataaatgttaacacttttctctcctccttccacatttctcgatCGATTCAAACCAAGTCTCACGTTGACCGTTTCAATCtattccacagcatttcaacCAGTGTCTGCTTTTCAGCATTTACATACAATTCCTACAGAAATTGCATTgtcaagttaaaaataaaatgaaaataaattccttttttttttttttcttctttcttcccaCCTCCCAATTGCTGCAGGGGGCGTGGACGACGTCCTCCAGTCGGACGTGACAAAATACGCCATAAAAAAGGCCGACGTGAAGCAGCCGACACAGAGCAGCAAATCCTCTTTGACGAGTAACAAGACACAAGCGGAGGCGTTAGCCGCTCATACACAAGGTGAGACGCACTGAATGGTTCTCGTCTCTGTCAAGCGTAAAGTTCCTCACTTCTCGAAGCTTCCACCATGATCCGAAAATTATCAATTGTCTTAAATGAGCATCAAGGTGGTTCCACAGAGCAGCTCCAATCAAGGAATCACTGATGTTTCCTTTGCGGtaattgtaatctttttttttttttttttgtcattccttgattattttagtttaaaggtgagatgacaaagatgttatggggtcagttaaaattcatattgcattgtttatatgttatgtaatacatgcacgtaacttccagcaagtttgcAACCATAGTTTACCTAAAAATTAGgattttatgacgcatattgagtcctcctTAAACATACCCGAaactcaagacaccggggtgtggttactctatccaccgcaagggctaccacaAGTGGCGTTGCAATTGcaaaacacagcgcgctacacactatacgcaatggcgagcaacgtgttggaatatgtggaggaggaggatttcgacgtacaggatcacccaactgaacttggcatcgtcaaagcgtacacgcttgagccgatcaggaggtcggaacctgacagtgacgacaacgagcagccaagtagcagctgtacaacagaaaaagagagtggccgctgactcgatgtgacggtatgtcaaaagcatgtctttttatacactcacggcttgaaataatgccaccccaggagtgccaatattttttagcacaacTATACGGATTATATATTCAtaaatgtttcagtgacacggcacaagcttatacatagtatgcagtattcctattatattgtgtgcccctcggtcgagttgcgttataacacgccgcacacagtctttgccgtgtgtctgttggcttgtcatataggcaaaagtacagacgacagtactgaaaagtactgtgtgggtctttttttcccctactccccagtgcatagtaaccataatagagtcgtaggtatatacaagaaaatgttcacctcttgtctgcgccgcttagCTGGTGCATCGtggcaaaaaaatttaaaatctttgtcctctgacctttaagtatATATACAGAGTGATTGAAAAAtaactccctattttttttttttaagtactatatagtactatatatatatatatgtgtatatatatatatatatatatatatatatatacacatacatatatttatgtatgtgtatatatatatatatatatatatatatatgtatatgtatgtatgtatatatatatatataaaaatcatatatatatatatatgatatatatatatatatgtatgtatatatatatgtatgtatgtatatatatatatatatatatatatgtatgtatatatatatgtatgtatgtatatatatatatatatatatatatatatatgtgtgtatatatatatatgtgtatgtgtatgtatatatatatatatatatatatatgtgtatatatatatgtgtatgtgtgtatatatatatatatatatatatatatatatgtgtgtgtatatatatatatatatatgtgtgtgtatatatatatgtatatatatatgtgtgtgtgtgtatatgtatatatatgtatatatatatatatatatatgtagatatatgtgtgtgtatatatatatatatatatatatatgtatatatatatatatatgtagatatatgtgtgtgtatatatatatatatatatatatatacatatatatatatatatgtgtatatatatgtgtgtatatatatctatatatgtatatatatatatgtgtatatatatgtgtgtatatatatatatatatatatatatatatatgtgtgtatatgtatatatatatatatatatgtgtatgtatgtatgtgtatatgtgtatatgtatatatatgtgtgtgtgtatatatatatatatatatatatatatatattactcatgtacattaattaattactaAATACATTTGGCCAAAATTCAAAAAAGGTTGTGATAGTGCTACACTGTTTTTGCATTCCATGTAATACATAAGAAACATATCAACACTGTATACATATTTACAAGTCACTACAAACATGCGCTGTGAGAGATGTGGATCAGAGTTGTGAGGAGTAACAAGCTGAtcatatttgactttaatttattcccacctgaaacaaaaaaagggggcaTAATGTGGTGATGGTAGTCATTGAGCTATGGAGAGGATTGGTTTGTAACACGCTTCGGTGTCATCATACGTCGGTGACCCTGAAATGACGACATCATCATTTCTCCAAACATTTGCGCCTCCTCGCTCCTCTGTTGTTCTCCTTGACGGGATCTCCGCCGGGAGGAGCTTACAAGGAAACGGGGGAGCAAGGACACAGGAGGTTGGAAATAAAGgaatgagatttagccactgaagGTGTTCCGAATTTTCCTCCCTGTCGCGTTTCCGTGTCTTCTAAAGCAGCGGACCCGGGTATGGGACGCGTGTCGACTGGCCGAGGAAAAGCCGCCATGGCGGCCGTGGAGGACAAACTACACGAGGTGGAGAGTTACGACCGTGGGGACGAGCAGGCACTGGGAGGAGACAAACAACAACCCAGACAGGACGCAAACataggtgtgtttgtgtgtgtgtgtgtcttcaagtgtgaatttgtttgtgtgtgtgagttgatTGCATTTATGTGTATACTTGTCTGTGTCAGAAATTTCTTGAGCTTTCTTTGCGTCTCTTTTATGTGGCACCACCACAGAAGAGGAaagtgatgctttttttttgttgtgtccAGACAAAGTGATGGAGGAGGAGCTGGCCGACTACAACGGCGACGATGACAATGAAGGAGAGTTTGAAGCGGACAAGCAAGCTGAACTGGCTCAGATTTAAGGTGAAAACAGATACACACACGGGCCTGTTGTATATACTCggatattaatattaaaaaattattatttaaagaaTTATAGTATGTCTCCATCTTATCTTACTATATTGTGGTACTGGACAACGTTTTCCTTGCAGGAAAAAGCACCCAGTGGACACGTGAGGAATTGCAATATTTTTGACTGTCAGTTGATTGTTCAACACG contains:
- the golm1 gene encoding Golgi membrane protein 1 isoform X2, yielding MGGLVNGRRGGRAPPLMIGALVVCILVLGFNYWVSTSRNLELQTKLYELEGQVRRGAAERGAAEVKKYEFQEEIQRQKDQIGQIESLYKKQLEGVQNTCSQEKATLQQNVSTSTKTLQALKGQLNQMNDDLGKLQKELQACQSNVNNLNDKLTYDMRHCNSQVLSQKELCDERVAAAKQEFQRKMAKLLLPSITQKEKLESDGVKAHGTAANVSQKAPVDLNPSSNLTTAKANELLALYAKDIFTEQGGVDDVLQSDVTKYAIKKADVKQPTQSSKSSLTSNKTQAEALAAHTQADPGMGRVSTGRGKAAMAAVEDKLHEVESYDRGDEQALGGDKQQPRQDANIDKVMEEELADYNGDDDNEGEFEADKQAELAQI
- the golm1 gene encoding Golgi membrane protein 1 isoform X1 encodes the protein MGGLVNGRRGGRAPPLMIGALVVCILVLGFNYWVSTSRNLELQTKLYELEGQVRRGAAERGAAEVKKYEFQEEIQRQKDQIGQIESLYKKQLEGVQNTCSQEKATLQQNVSTSTKTLQALKGQLNQMNDDLGKLQKELQACQSNVNNLNDKLTYDMRHCNSQVLSQKELCDERVAAAKQEFQRKMAKLLLPSITQKEKLESDGVKAHGTAANVSQKAPVDLNPSSNLTTAKANELLALYAKDIFTEQGGVDDVLQSDVTKYAIKKADVKQPTQSSKSSLTSNKTQAEALAAHTQAADPGMGRVSTGRGKAAMAAVEDKLHEVESYDRGDEQALGGDKQQPRQDANIDKVMEEELADYNGDDDNEGEFEADKQAELAQI